The window ctcatcccttgggCGCACCGTGTCTATTCCTTCCCATACTATCCTTCTCGCTGGCTATGTCtctcgctcaacttcttgtgctcctaaatttCTGTACATTTAAACACAACGATCAAAACTCAACATGAGCGACTAAATATGAGTCCAGACGGATGCCCCAATCGATAAAAGTGAGTCGGGACATCCGGACTCACATGGGCATCCGAATTCTCGCCCATGGGTGTAgggtaaaaatatataatatctgGGATTTCTATTTTTCCGTTTTATcttcaaattttatttatttataaaattaaatacagtATGCTGCATATTTTCActtatataatattaattttacaGTTTTTTTTAATCTACGCACCCACATACATTACGAATTTGTcacttatataattttaaatttacaaatattatttttgaattcaaAATTTACAGATGTCCTAAAAAATTTATCTCGCATGAAGTAATATTCaatgaatataatttaacaaCATTACTCTTTAAGTTTTAATATTACATTAGGTATCTTTGGATTTGTTCATTTATAAGTATTTCTTTTTAGCTTTTAACATTTAGGCATGACagtttaataaaataaaagataGGTAAAAGGAATAAGATGAAAAGTAAATAGAGGacaagaaaaaaaagaaatatgacTAAATATCTAATAAAACTTAGAAGAGCAGACATGAGGACTCAAAAATTAGCgagaaatatattattttataatttatgcaGGATAATTATATATCTGCCCTTATTTTTGCCAAATCCTATAGTAAATTGTTCATTGTCAACATGTAACTCCTCCGTTTTAACTAGATAACTGCATTTGATCGTCGGGAATTGAACGGGGGTGGGTTTGGCATACGACCCCAGCTGATAGCACAACGGTGAGCTCTATAATTAATAACCGAGGTAGCGCTCTACGACAGTGTATCAACTGCGCCACCCACATCAATTCAAAGCTTTGCTAGCATACATAAAACAAGGCTGCAGTTGTCCTCACAAAAGAGGCCCTGAGAGGGAGTGGGTCCTGGGGCATGAGATttgtgaaataaaaaaataaaaaaaacttgtagaaaaaaaaaagttctgaaagtaagatttaaaatttgtAGTTTAAGTGTGATAGTCAAATTTCTCAAAAATGAATCAATAATTAATGATGCAGGAAAAAATTGAtaatactatattttttttatttttttcattttggaTGTGGCATTGAGATGACAtagactaaaaaaaaaaaagggttataTATAACTCTACATATTCTTAACTAAGTTTCTAGATTTTTTATTAACGTTTGTAATTTGGTTAGTCATTGCTATTACATGTGATGCTAAACGATGATGACAATAACCCCAAGggcgcgtttggttcaagtcattatCTATAACCTTTGTTATAAGATTATCAgataatcatataaccaaggttatggggaatataATATAACTTATTAGGTGTTTGGTTCAACTGAGATTATGCAATTACTTAGTTTTACATTTACTAATTTACCCTTTaccttttttaattaatttaattgaataaaaatctttttatctCTTCTCCCGTGACTTCTTCTTCCCTGCCATTTCCTTTCATTCTCTCATCCGAAGTGAACCGCCAGAAGGCGCAGATGGCCGGCGAAGCAGTGGAAGATCCGCAGATTGACGAGACGTATGAGTTCTCCGCGCCGAGATTCTTCGATTTCATCAACGACGAGACGGAGGAGGACATGAGGAAGGCGGAGCTTTGGTTCGAGACATCTCTCAGGAAGGAGGACATAGGCGTCGCAGGCGGCCACGATCTCGCTGCGGAGCGGGGACCGAAGCTCACGTGCTCCCTCTCCTCAACGCCCGCGCGGCCTTCGCTGTAGGTGGCGTCCCTGCGGGCGATCTGAAGCCCGTTGCGGAAAAGAAGTTTCTGCAAAGCACCGCCgcggcggtggcggcggcggcggttgaAGGACCCATCGCCGATTGCTATCAACTGGCCGATCAGAGACTCGAAGGGGCCTGATTCCGCCGAGCCGAGAATCACCGCaatctgctgctgctgctgctgatccATTCTTCCGCTGCTGTCTTCTTCCGAAGGTGTTGGTGCTGAAGTGGAGGCAGAAGAAGACGGCGACGAACGGCGGTCGAGGAGTTGATGCTCTCTCTTCTCGGAGAAATAGCGAGGTTGTCCCCTGCGCCGATTGGATCCAGTGCGTCCCCTGCGCCGATTGCTACCAGCAGTCCGACCCCTCCGCCTCGAAGGGTAATTTTGGggaaaaaatattgataaccccgGAATCGTAGAAAACCTAAGATTTCCAAGGTTTTCTGATTCCTAGTTCTATTCCTTAATTGCTGATGTGGCGGAAATGTTGCATTACCAGGAATCACcaattacttaaaccaaacaaggttatcGTTGATAACCAACTAAGGTTATCAGCGATAACCCCGAACCGAACACGCCCCAAGTGTCTCTCCGTTGCCCGGCCTTGTGATAACCCCAGGCACCTCTTCACTATCCAACCCAAGGCCTTGTGAAAGGAGTCGTTGCTATAACATGATGGTAAAAAGGTGACTACACTCGCTCCAACATCTCCGTCAACACATCCTCAGATCAACACGaatgaggtaaatcacggataacTTCTAACACTTAAAATAGTGACTGTCACATGAGGAAAGATTTACCTCGATTATATCAAAATTTGAACCCTAAACTTCATAATGATAGTACCTCATATGCTAGCCACTAAATCATCCCGGGAGAATTATAACATAAGGATGCTTTTGTAACAAATTAAAAAACGTTTTCTACATTCTCCAACTCTGGCGGTCTGGGTACTGGCCTGGTTTTGGTTGACCACTCAAACCTAGTGTTCTACAAAGATAAGCGGCCAATGATGTTTCCTTTCCATCCTTCtaataaattaacataaaattaggCATCAAATAGCTAGCAAACATTTTTATGACATAGAATTATAACATAAGGATGCTTTTGTAACAAATTAAAAAACGTTTTCTACATTCTCCAACTCTGGCGGTCTGGGTACTGGCCTGGTTTTGGTTGACCACTCAAACCTAGTGTTCTACAAAGATAAGCGGCCAATGATGTTTCCTTTCCATCCTTCtaataaattaacataaaattaggCATCAAATAGCTAGCAAACATTTTTATTACTATGTCATAATcttcttttatttatattaaatacATTCTTTATTGGGAAAGACAAGAGACTAGAGTGAATAGGACAGATATTAATGATTAGATAATGAATCACAGAACAAGTATACAAAGAGCAGAATCCGAGCAAAAGAGAGCCATTTGCCACCAATTGGTCTGAAAAAAGAATACAAATAAAAAGTTCTCAACTTGATTCAAAACCAAAGCATTTCCAAAGACCTTGACATGAATTCAGATGCATATTAAGGGAAAGATCTGCGTATTACTGAGAAAAAAAAGGATACTTGCATACTTCGATCATTCGATGCACTTTGAGCAAGTAGCAAAATGGCATTCCTTTGcttaataacaaataaaattgcCAACACAAATGATGTTGGGTGTTGTAGGGAATGAAGATTTCTGAGCACCTAAACAAATGTAAAATCCTTTCAACACAGCATTATATTAGTCGTCAATGCATGTATAATTCAAGAGCTTTGACAATCACAtacacaaaaagaaaaaggaaaaaatctaTAATTTGTTGGCTTTCAAGGACCATCAAATTTAATGTAGAAAAGAGGTTCCATAGTTACAGAAGTTAGCCTATCTTATATTTCACCAAAGAAGTGTTGCAGAAAAAATATCATCCATTTCCAAGTTCAAGAATCTCCCCTAGCATTTCTACATAGCACACTAAATTTAAGTAGCCAGTGTTGTTATCATGGTAAACAAAACTAGTTGGATACATACATTGAAGCATCAAACACATGGCATGCTCCAGAGAACCTGGATAATAATTGGATGTAAAAGACTGATTCCACATTGTTAAAACTTCTTCCCGTTGGATGTTACCTTCATCCTGTCCAGTGAATATCAAATTCAATGAATTGATTGAACACCTGATAATGTGAAAATTTATGTAGAATTAATTAGATGTAATGAAGGTTCAATAGACCATATAAAGTTAAGTGGAAGTAACCATATATGAAATGAAGGAAACATTTTAGGGCTGAAAcataatagcaaaaaaaaaaagtttagaaCACAAACTGTCAAAGTATACCATATTAGCATAACCAAATAAAGGACAACCCGATGCATGAAGCTCCCATCAATGCAGCCTTACCTTACTTTTCAAGAGGTTGTTTCCGAAACTCGAACACGAAACCTCTAAGTCACATGGTAGCAACTTTACCATTGTGCCAAAGCTCCCCTTCATATTACCATAATCAAATCAATCATAAAATCATGAGATTATCCATTCTAAGACAGTGTATTGTGCGCCAATTAACATTTTTTGTTTAAGATAAAGGCCTATTAGTAgcaaaaaacacacacacacaagccGACACCATCCTTCCAAGTAGAAGCTTAGCAGTTGTCCCTGACCTAAGAGACATAGAATGTGACACGGAAAGTTCTTCAGGGCAAAGATCCATCCTGACCACCATGATCCTAGGTAGTGGCATCACCGGTGAAGGAGAGGAAAGGAAGATGCAAGGTCGATCAGTTGAAGGGTAGTAGCATCACCGCCATCAAAGGAGCAGTGATGAAGGCCATCAAGGCAACGGCAAAACTTGGCGTTCTCCACAATAAGAAAAGGGGTCTGACATTGAAGATTTGAGGGGCTAGATATGGCAAGCTGAGAAGAGGAGAGTCCGCGTGTCATGTCTATGATGCAGAAACACAAGGggaaaggataaatatattggATCCTGAAGGGTGAGTGAAGCtaatttttttcttgcaaaaagTCTCTTTTAAGTTTCAAAATTTCATAGAGCTTCCCTAATTATATAGGAGTACCCTATTGATTTCCAAAAATTATAATAAGGCATGTGCCCCACAATAATAGCAGAGCCACTCGTTAAACTTGTGAATACTTTAAGAGATTTTGCAGAAAGGGAGATTGGATGGTCCCTTCTCTTAATTACTTTGATGATTAATGGATTGCAGGTGATTCCTAGTAGAGGAGGTCATTTTTATTTTGCCCAAATATAGGCGGAAGCTAAGGAAAAGAGGGAATTCTGTAAAGAAAAACTTATTATGCTCTTGCTAGGTCGAGAACCCTGCCCATGCTGACGTTGCAGCGTTGCATCCTGTGCTTCTCTCTAACAACCACCTTGAGATCATCCCCACCATGCCCTCCTTTGCTCTCCTCTCTAACCATAGCTGCAGGTAAACACACATTAAAGGTCAAGGTACATTGCAAATCAAAGCACACAGGGATGACCTAGCTGCACAATGGAAGACTGACTGAGCACATGCAGTGCTGCCAGAGCAACGTCATTACCACAATACACTCAATCTTAATTCCATCATGCACTCAATCTTCAAGCAGTTGATTCTATCATTAGTGATATTGAACACAATTGAGGAAGGGGATTAATGAATGGCAAGAGATGGTGTTGAAGGTGGCATCATAAGCATCAACGTtgaaggagatggaagaagacaTGACTTATCAGTAATTTGGTCCTTTCTCCTCTTCCCACCTCCTTTCCCATTTTTCCTTCCCATTACCTAGTAATCTACCTTGTgtccttttctctcctttttgACCTTTAACAACCCTCTCTCCTCCCATCTCTAGCCTGAAGTGGTCATCAAAGGTATATGTGAGATTGGCAATCCAATTTGAAACTGTGGGTACAAAGAAGAACTATGACTAAGCTTGAAGTTTCCTAAATGGAATATAAAAGGGTGGTCACAAAGATGGAAAAATACAAAGCCATGAAGAATGAGAGCTGAGGATGTGTAAAGACAGATGAGCAACATCATAGTGGCAATGTGAACAATGAGAGAAGAGCCCATGGCAAATGAAGGAGAGGCAATGACATTGATGAAGAGGGATCAAAGGAGAAGGCAAGGAGACTGATACAAAAATCCGACAAGAATGTATTTTGAAGTTTCATTTATTGTTCAAGCCACCTCATTTGGGAAGATTAAAATTGGGGGTtcttggatggatgatggacAGAGCAAGTGAAATTTAGAACAATGTTATGGTAgcagaaaaggaaattatttctCCCATTAATTTAAACTTGCTATACTATGATGGATAGATGACATAGACCACAAAGCATACATACCTAATAAGGAAATCAACCACGAATTACTAGACCATGAATGGTAACAAACGCTGTTGATCATGAGTAAATTCACTCCAAGACAGACTCATTGACCATGGTTGGGCAATTATTCATTAGCCCATAATTAGTGCTCATCTCAGTTCAGTGTTGTCAGCCCATGGCAAGTTAAAAAGACCATTAGTAGAGAAAATAGAGAAAATGGAGCAATAGACCCAACATACACTTCCAGCAATTGAGCTGAGAAGCTAATCCACCATACAGCTGATCTGTCATATCATGATGCGACTTCAACCAAGCAGCTACCTAATAACTGATCAAAAAGATAACAAATTTGAAGCTAATGAAAAATAAGAGATTGAAGATATCAATCTGAAGAAGCTAGGAAGAGGAACAAAATCACTAAAGAGAATTTATCAACCTCCACAAAGCTGTGGCATACAAAATCCTCAATTGCAGTAGATTACATGGCCAGGCTAAATCACATTGGTGTAACGACAATGAGTCTCACAACATTACGGGGTGTAGACCCCATCAAACTTCAAAAAAGCATCACTATCATATATTAGCAAATACCCGTGCAAGTGCAAAGGTAGAGCAAAACTGGATTATGTTTAGCCTCCTCAGTTTAGTATTATGTTGAGACATTGACCAAAAAACTATCCAGCTAACAACCATAGATGAGGAATGACATGATACATATGGAGAACAGTCAGAGAGAATGTGTTATACCTTTAAGCATTTGTAAGCCCCCCATATAATTCCCACATTGAATTGAGGAGTCCCAATGAACTGCTGATGAAATCTTCAACATTCACTTCCCTGCATTTCTTGGTCTGAGACCAGTAAAACACCTGGCACACAAGCCGGATCAAGTTCCCAATAGCCACGAAGCTCACCACCCCTTTCTTCTGTTAGTCTGAATGCAGGTATTTGGTGGGAGAATCTAATGTATTCACTCACTGGAATCTCCATTGAGGTCACAACTTCTGCATTACCCTCAGGCTTAAAAACAGATCTATAGCCATTTACCTTCACCAAGATATTGACTTTCATGCCAGAAAGAATATGCTCACAAATCTCTACCAAAATATACTCACAATTTTTTAGATCTGAGATGCTCCACCCAATACTCCAATTTTTGTACACTGCCCAAATTTCACCAACACCAGGTTCAATCAAGTAATGATTTATTTTACCAGCTAGCTTGGCATGTGTGAGATGAGAAAATAGATGAGTATCATCAAATGTCTCATATTGAGAAACGACCTCAAAAGTTCCACATCCAATTGGCATTCCTTCTTTGTGCCACCTTCTCTCCTCTGCTAGGCATGGGCAGCTGTCAAGCCATGCAATTTTTACTCTGAAATTGTGCAACTCAGTCTCCTTTACCAAACCATAGTACTTGGGGAATGAATCTACATCACTGTAGAAAGCCCAAATCTGACCACATTGGACAGATGCAATTGTTTTTCCTTGTTCAAAGTTGTAAAATTCTGGATCAGGATACTCATATATAGCAGGAGAAAAAGGTGACTCCAAAAGGGAGTCATCCTTGCCATTGACACTTCCATGGACACGTTCAGACTCTAGATTTTCTTTGACACTAGTGTCTACTTCTGGAAATTTGGCTTCACTATGAACATTTTCGGAAGGTTTTAAATTCTGACTTATACTAGAGTGCTcgtttttcaaatcatcatctttTCTCATCCCATTTGACAATGAACCATGACTTCTGCTCTTCTCGGTTTCCTGAAAAGTATTTGTCCCAGTTTGTCTTTCATCCATAGTGGATTTCAAACTTGACCAACTACTTCCACTTACatttttaattgtgctaacactgcAGTTAACAGAAGGAAACATCTTTGTGAAGTTAATGGGAAGAGATGCACAATCAAGTTCCAAACAATCCTCAGGAATACCTTCTCTTTCAGTACCCATCAACTTATATGAAGGAACATAATGAGAAAAACGAAGTATTTCATTGGGTGGAATCACAAATGGGGgcatttctttttcctttgctcGCACAAACAAGCTCACAGTATCTTCTAGCCATACCAAGGGAATAACGCTAACTCCAGATCCCAAAGCAAAATCTGAAAGGATTTCTACTATTTCATATTCATACAACTGTGCAATCTCTGTATTTGAGCTCCAAGTGCTACTCCAGCCCTTGTAAATAGCCCAAACATCACCTTTTCTAGGATAAATATCATAGGAGTCTCTGCTTTTCCCTTTTGTCCAGGAAACAACATGGGAGAACAACAGCCTATCTTCAGTAGATTCTGTCTCACCCAACGTGAAGTTTCCACAAGCAACAGGTAATTCTGCATTTGTCCATGCAGCCTCAGCCTCATTTTTAGGATTATGTTCAAGCCACGTAAAAAACAACATGAAACCAGGTGAACAAACCTTTTTTATTTGAACATAAAACCTAGGCATCCCATCATTACTATCATACAGTGCCCATATTTGATTGACAAAAAATTGACTTGCATCCCGGAGTTTGTCAAAGTTTCCAAATTCAGGATCAGGGTAATCAAAGGAACTTTGGACAGGAGACATCTTGGGGCCAAAATCAGTTTCATCTCCAGACCTGCATGCCCCATATTGACTAGTCCCGTGTTTAATAGGACGACCATTTTGCACAACTACATTGTCACTAACACTGCCATTTGAATGAACaccctttctttttcttccagtCAGGGTTGTCGTCTTGTCTGCATGTTCACGACCATTGTCTAAACTTGACTTGACAGAAAATGCATCCCCAGATTGGCTTTGTTGGTCGTTACTATTAACTTTCTGACTTGGATTGTTCTGCATTCCATGACTACTAGATGGGGGTTGGactgaagacatgggtttaacattCATATCATTCATATCGTATGCAACAAAAGAATGCAAACAGTTATGACAGCGAAGGGATCTATTTAAAATGCTTCGGTAATACTGATATCGTATTCCACAAACAGGGCATATTGTCCAGAAGGTCTTTTCAAAATTGGAAAACGAagactg is drawn from Zingiber officinale cultivar Zhangliang chromosome 1B, Zo_v1.1, whole genome shotgun sequence and contains these coding sequences:
- the LOC121974962 gene encoding uncharacterized protein LOC121974962, with product MIMECNKEEAMRAKDIAEKRMQNQDFIGARKFALKAEQLYPSIENISQMLTICDVHISAGCKVNGQMDWYGVLQVELRADDLSIKKQYRKLALLLHPDKNQLPGAEAAFKLIGEAHMILSDRSKRGNYDSKRNKPSKVPPTRQHPQSSSVKTQTQSNFNTVNFSGIKLQQQQQSSFSNFEKTFWTICPVCGIRYQYYRSILNRSLRCHNCLHSFVAYDMNDMNVKPMSSVQPPSSSHGMQNNPSQKVNSNDQQSQSGDAFSVKSSLDNGREHADKTTTLTGRKRKGVHSNGSVSDNVVVQNGRPIKHGTSQYGACRSGDETDFGPKMSPVQSSFDYPDPEFGNFDKLRDASQFFVNQIWALYDSNDGMPRFYVQIKKVCSPGFMLFFTWLEHNPKNEAEAAWTNAELPVACGNFTLGETESTEDRLLFSHVVSWTKGKSRDSYDIYPRKGDVWAIYKGWSSTWSSNTEIAQLYEYEIVEILSDFALGSGVSVIPLVWLEDTVSLFVRAKEKEMPPFVIPPNEILRFSHYVPSYKLMGTEREGIPEDCLELDCASLPINFTKMFPSVNCSVSTIKNVSGSSWSSLKSTMDERQTGTNTFQETEKSRSHGSLSNGMRKDDDLKNEHSSISQNLKPSENVHSEAKFPEVDTSVKENLESERVHGSVNGKDDSLLESPFSPAIYEYPDPEFYNFEQGKTIASVQCGQIWAFYSDVDSFPKYYGLVKETELHNFRVKIAWLDSCPCLAEERRWHKEGMPIGCGTFEVVSQYETFDDTHLFSHLTHAKLAGKINHYLIEPGVGEIWAVYKNWSIGWSISDLKNCEYILVEICEHILSGMKVNILVKVNGYRSVFKPEGNAEVVTSMEIPVSEYIRFSHQIPAFRLTEERGGELRGYWELDPACVPGVLLVSDQEMQGSEC